Proteins encoded together in one Manis pentadactyla isolate mManPen7 chromosome 6, mManPen7.hap1, whole genome shotgun sequence window:
- the ACKR3 gene encoding atypical chemokine receptor 3 codes for MDLHLFDYSEPGNFSDMSWPCNGSDCIAVDTVLCPAMPSKSALLYTLSFIYIFIFVIGMIANSVVVWVNIRAKTTGYDTHCYILNLAIADLWVVVTIPVWVVSLVQHNQWPMGELTCKVTHLIFSINLFGSIFFLTCMSVDRYLSITYFTNTSSHRKKMVRRAVCVLVWLLAFCVSLPDTYYLKTVTSASNNETYCRSFYPEHSVKEWLISMELVSVILGFAIPFSIIAIFYFLLARAISASADQEKQSSRKIIFSYVVVFLVCWLPYHVVVLLDIFSILHYIPFTCQLENVLFTALHVTQCLSLVHCCVNPVLYSFINRNYRYELMKAFIFKYSAKTGLTKLIDASRVSETEYSALEQSTK; via the coding sequence ATGGATTTGCATCTCTTTGACTACTCAGAGCCAGGGAACTTCTCCGACATGAGCTGGCCGTGCAATGGCAGCGACTGCATCGCGGTGGACACAGTGCTCTGCCCGGCCATGCCCAGCAAAAGCGCTCTGCTGTACACACTCtcctttatttacattttcatctTTGTGATCGGCATGATCGCCAATTCCGTGGTGGTCTGGGTGAACATCCGGGCCAAGACCACTGGCTATGACACGCACTGCTACATCTTGAACCTGGCCATAGCCGACCTGTGGGTGGTCGTCACCATCCCAGTCTGGGTGGTCAGCCTGGTGCAGCATAACCAGTGGCCCATGGGAGAGCTCACATGCAAGGTCACTCACCTCATCTTCTCCATCAACCTCTTCGGCAGCATCTTCTTCCTCACGTGCATGAGTGTGGATCGCTACCTCTCCATCACCTACTTCACCAACACGTCCAGCCACAGGAAGAAGATGGTCCGCCGCGCTGTCTGTGTCCTGGTGTGGCTGCTGGCCTTCTGTGTGTCCCTGCCCGACACCTACTACCTGAAGACCGTCACGTCTGCGTCCAACAACGAGACCTACTGCAGGTCCTTCTACCCCGAGCACAGCGTCAAGGAGTGGCTGATCAGCATGGAGCTAGTCTCTGTCATCTTGGGCTTTGCCATCCCTTTCTCCATCATTGCCATCTTCTACTTCCTGCTGGCCCGAGCCATCTCCGCGTCCGCTGACCAGGAGAAGCAGAGCAGCCGGAAGATCATCTTCTCCTACGTGGTGGTCTTCCTGGTTTGCTGGCTCCCCTACCACGTGGTGGTGCTCCTGGACATCTTCTCCATCCTCCACTACATCCCCTTCACCTGCCAGCTGGAGAACGTCCTCTTCACGGCCCTGCACGTGACACAGTGCCTGTCCCTGGTGCACTGCTGCGTCAACCCTGTGCTGTACAGCTTTATCAACCGCAACTACAGATACGAGCTGATGAAGGCCTTTATCTTTAAGTACTCGGCCAAGACAGGTCTCACCAAGCTCATAGATGCCTCCAGAGTGTCGGAAACAGAGTACTCCGCTTTGGAGCAAAGCACCAAATGA